From a single Xiphophorus maculatus strain JP 163 A chromosome 5, X_maculatus-5.0-male, whole genome shotgun sequence genomic region:
- the nde1 gene encoding nuclear distribution protein nudE homolog 1 has translation MVEPTAHSFPSLKEELEYWKEQAHKHQQRADEAQEELQEFQQMSRDYEAELETELKQCEGRNKELLLDNNRLRMELESIKEKFDAQHSEAFRHISTLEDDLAETKAVRDHLQKYIRELEQSNDDLERTKRATIMSLEDFEQRMNHVIERNAFLESELDEKENLLESVQRLKDEARDLRQELAVRQKERRPSSSLGKDSDRSEMRCSSPPNLSIPITPSKPVGSYMTPPASSIRRGDGLTGTPLTTSARISALNIVGELLRKVGNLESKLASCRDFVYETSSNRPALPVGPCSPSGLDAGPEVQASSFSPPPQYDSLVKRLEFGPAPPRVVSHSPQSPQGGVKILL, from the exons ATGGTAGAGCCAACGGCACACTCATTTCCGTCCCTGAAAGAGGAGCTGGAATACTGGAAAGAACAAGCACACAAACACCAGCAAAG GGCGGATGAGGCTCAGGAAGAGCTGCAGGAATTCCAGCAGATGAGTCGAGACTATGAGGCAGAGCTGGAAACGGAGTTAAAGCAGTGTGAAGGTCGGAACAAAGAACTGCTGCTGGATAATAACAGGCTCCGTATGGAACTAGAAAGCATAAAG GAGAAATTCGACGCCCAGCATTCAGAGGCCTTCAGGCACATCTCAACACTGGAGGACGATCTGGCCGAGACCAAGGCGGTCAGAgaccatctgcagaaatatatCAGGGAGCTAGAACAGTCCAATGATGACCTAGAGAGGACTAAAAG GGCTACCATCATGTCTCTGGAGGACTTCGAGCAGCGCATGAACCATGTCATCGAGAGGAACGCTTTTCTGGAAAGCGAGCTGGACGAGAAGGAGAACCTGCTGGAGTCTGTTCAGAGACTTAAGGATGAAGCCAGAG ACCTCCGCCAGGAGCTGGCTGTCCGTCAGAAGGAGAGACGGCCGTCCAGCAGTCTGGGCAAAGACTCAGACCGCTCAGAAATGCGGTGCTCCTCTCCACCCAATCTGTCCATCCCCATCACGCCCTCCAAACCTGTGGGCTCGTACATGACGCCCCCTGCCTCCAGCATCCGCAGGG GAGACGGTCTAACAGGAACCCCTCTGACTACATCTGCTAGAATATCTGCACTGAACATTGTCGGGGAGCTGCTGAGAAAAGTTGGG AATTTGGAGTCGAAGCTTGCATCCTGTCGAGACTTTGTCTACGAGACGTCCTCCAACAGACCGGCGCTCCCCGTCGGCCCCTGCAGTCCTTCAGGTTTAGACGCAGGTCCTGAGGTCCAGGCCAGCAGCTTCAGCCCTCCTCCTCAGTACGACAG TCTGGTGAAGCGGTTAGAGTTCGGACCGGCTCCTCCCAGAGTGGTATCCCACAGTCCCCAGTCTCCACAGGGAGGGGTCAAGATCCTGCTGTAA